From one Polynucleobacter sp. UK-FUSCHL-C3 genomic stretch:
- a CDS encoding NADP-dependent malic enzyme, with product MSQSGNNPNQNKEEQIKALRQAALQYHEFPVPGKIAVTPTKQLTNQRDLALAYTPGVAAACEEIKKDPSTAFRYTARGNLVGVVTNGTAVLGLGDIGPLASKPVMEGKAVLFKKFAGIDVFDIEVNESDPEKLVEVIAALEPTFGGINLEDIKAPDCFLVERKLRERMKIPVFHDDQHGTAIVVAAAILNGLKVVGKDIGKVKLVTSGAGAAALACLELLVDLGLPKSNIWVTDIVGVVYEGRTELMDPKKLPFAQKTDKRNLGEAIEGADVFLGLSAGGVLKPEMVKRMADKPLVFALANPTPEILPEEVKSVRPDAVMATGRTDYPNQVNNVLCFPFIFRGALDVGATTITREMEIAAVTAIADLARAEQSDVVAAVYSTENLAFGPDYLIPKPFDPRLITVIAPAVAKAAMDCGVASRPIKDFALYKDQLQQFVYHSGTIMKPLFGIAKKIPAEQKRIVFCEGENERVMRAVQIMLDENLANPILIGRPSVIEHRIEKYGLRMKPGVDIEIVNPESDSRFRDFWQTYLQLTERKGVTESFAKLEMRRRNTLIGSILLKKGHADGMICGTISNVGTHLKYIDEVIGHELGASVYGGMSGLILPNRQVFLVDTHVNVDPTASQLAEITLLAASEMRKLGMTPKVALLSHSNFGSSDAPSALKMREVLAILQATAPDLEVDGEMHGDCALDPEIRAGAVTQSRLKGEANLLVLPNIDAANISYNLLKTAAGNGVAIGPLLLGVAKPIHILTPAATVRRIVNVTTLAVVEAASQSRGLF from the coding sequence ATGAGTCAGTCTGGAAACAATCCCAATCAAAATAAAGAAGAGCAAATTAAGGCTCTGCGCCAAGCCGCCTTGCAATACCACGAGTTTCCGGTTCCTGGAAAGATAGCGGTTACGCCAACCAAACAATTAACCAATCAGCGGGACTTAGCCTTGGCCTACACCCCAGGGGTTGCCGCTGCTTGTGAAGAGATTAAAAAAGATCCTTCCACTGCATTTCGGTACACCGCCCGAGGAAATTTAGTGGGTGTAGTAACCAATGGAACCGCTGTCCTGGGCTTGGGCGATATTGGCCCACTTGCCAGCAAGCCGGTGATGGAAGGAAAGGCCGTCTTGTTTAAGAAGTTTGCGGGTATCGATGTATTTGATATTGAGGTCAATGAAAGCGATCCTGAGAAGTTGGTGGAAGTGATTGCTGCTCTTGAGCCTACCTTTGGCGGAATTAATTTGGAGGATATCAAGGCGCCAGATTGCTTCTTGGTGGAGCGTAAATTGCGCGAGCGCATGAAGATCCCGGTCTTTCATGATGATCAGCACGGCACTGCTATTGTGGTGGCAGCAGCCATTCTCAATGGCTTGAAGGTTGTTGGTAAAGACATTGGTAAGGTCAAGCTGGTCACCTCAGGCGCTGGTGCGGCAGCGCTAGCTTGTTTGGAGTTATTGGTGGATTTAGGTTTACCGAAAAGCAATATTTGGGTAACCGATATTGTCGGTGTGGTTTATGAGGGTCGAACCGAGTTGATGGATCCAAAAAAATTACCGTTTGCGCAAAAGACCGATAAACGCAACTTAGGTGAAGCGATTGAGGGCGCCGATGTTTTCTTGGGATTGTCCGCTGGAGGAGTTCTAAAGCCAGAAATGGTGAAACGTATGGCCGATAAGCCGCTCGTATTTGCATTAGCCAATCCCACCCCTGAAATCCTTCCCGAAGAGGTGAAATCAGTTCGGCCAGATGCGGTCATGGCAACAGGGCGGACCGATTACCCCAATCAAGTCAACAATGTTTTGTGTTTCCCTTTTATATTTCGTGGCGCTTTGGATGTGGGCGCTACCACCATTACCCGTGAGATGGAAATTGCGGCGGTTACGGCTATCGCTGACTTGGCGCGAGCTGAACAAAGCGATGTAGTAGCTGCGGTCTATAGTACTGAGAATTTGGCATTTGGCCCTGATTATTTAATTCCCAAGCCGTTTGATCCCCGCCTGATTACCGTGATCGCGCCCGCCGTTGCTAAGGCAGCTATGGATTGTGGGGTTGCTAGTCGACCCATTAAAGACTTTGCGCTTTACAAAGATCAGTTGCAACAGTTTGTGTATCACTCAGGCACCATCATGAAACCGCTCTTTGGCATTGCCAAGAAGATTCCGGCAGAGCAAAAACGGATTGTTTTCTGTGAGGGTGAGAATGAGCGTGTCATGCGCGCTGTGCAAATCATGCTTGATGAAAATTTAGCAAATCCGATCTTAATCGGTCGCCCCTCTGTAATTGAGCATCGCATTGAGAAATACGGCCTGCGCATGAAGCCTGGTGTTGATATTGAGATTGTGAATCCCGAAAGCGATTCGCGCTTTAGGGATTTTTGGCAGACCTATTTACAGCTGACAGAGCGTAAGGGGGTAACGGAGTCCTTTGCCAAATTAGAAATGCGTCGTCGTAATACTTTGATTGGTTCTATTCTTCTAAAAAAAGGTCACGCTGATGGCATGATTTGTGGAACGATTAGTAACGTCGGCACCCATCTCAAATATATCGATGAAGTCATCGGCCACGAACTGGGGGCGAGTGTTTATGGGGGGATGTCGGGGCTAATATTGCCCAATCGCCAAGTCTTCTTGGTAGACACCCATGTCAATGTTGATCCCACAGCTTCCCAGTTAGCAGAAATTACTTTGTTGGCGGCTAGCGAGATGCGGAAGCTGGGCATGACCCCCAAAGTTGCCCTTTTATCCCATTCCAACTTTGGTTCAAGTGATGCGCCTTCGGCCCTCAAAATGCGCGAGGTCTTGGCAATTTTGCAAGCGACTGCACCCGATCTGGAAGTCGATGGTGAAATGCATGGCGATTGCGCTCTTGACCCTGAAATCCGCGCAGGGGCGGTCACACAATCCAGATTGAAGGGCGAGGCTAATTTATTGGTCTTACCCAATATCGATGCCGCCAACATCTCGTATAACTTATTGAAAACTGCTGCTGGGAACGGCGTAGCAATTGGCCCACTCTTACTTGGTGTGGCAAAACCGATCCATATTCTTACCCCGGCAGCCACTGTGCGCCGTATTGTGAATGTGACAACCTTGGCCGTGGTTGAGGCTGCAAGTCAATCTAGAGGGCTATTTTAA
- a CDS encoding barstar family protein — protein sequence MNILPENISSASVEDHSRAENWDRNDQADREASAASIYAQGGLSRLQTYAANQDLGKKVTASWRAALAIRDAGPPAMLRSVRPNIVQSIRAFRTSDLAEAATELGQHFVYAACTNANTKGEVLEAIANAYMFTKQQAKNFDPLLDALTTLVDKAGPQPGFVVVLEGLPCTQKFDKEARETLLDVFRDAVEFWSERRVPYRVFYSFA from the coding sequence ATGAACATTCTTCCTGAAAACATATCTTCAGCAAGCGTCGAAGACCACAGTCGCGCAGAAAATTGGGACAGAAACGATCAAGCTGACCGAGAAGCCTCGGCCGCGAGCATCTATGCCCAAGGCGGTTTGTCCCGTCTTCAGACCTATGCTGCCAATCAAGACCTAGGAAAAAAAGTGACAGCTTCTTGGCGCGCCGCTTTGGCAATCAGAGATGCTGGACCCCCAGCAATGTTGCGCAGTGTGCGCCCCAATATCGTGCAATCGATTCGTGCATTTAGAACGAGCGATTTAGCAGAGGCCGCTACCGAGCTTGGGCAACACTTTGTATACGCTGCATGTACTAATGCCAATACAAAAGGTGAGGTGCTTGAAGCCATCGCGAATGCTTACATGTTTACTAAGCAACAAGCGAAAAACTTTGATCCTCTCTTAGACGCATTAACGACCTTGGTTGATAAGGCGGGACCACAACCAGGTTTTGTGGTGGTCCTTGAGGGGCTTCCTTGTACGCAAAAGTTTGATAAGGAAGCGCGCGAAACTCTGTTAGATGTATTCCGTGATGCAGTCGAGTTCTGGTCTGAGCGCCGTGTACCGTATCGCGTGTTCTATTCTTTCGCTTAA
- a CDS encoding 16S rRNA (uracil(1498)-N(3))-methyltransferase, with product MPQFYLAGDWAYSDQAKLICDINADLVHHLRVRRITDSESFTIFDGKGHIARATLLNLSKQFGQIEITDIELDLHRESPYRIALIQGLAGGDKMDWIIEKAVETGAAHIIPVECERSVLRLRSDTKRSEKRLAHWQAIAEAACEQCDRTVIPQIEPVQNYDHAVKTSKAKIKALLSPEAKGSFEGFLNQQAPSDICVVIGPEGGLSSNEEVLAQQAGFEILSLGPRVLRTETAGIVAITAVHAVWNLKRA from the coding sequence ATGCCACAGTTTTATCTAGCAGGTGATTGGGCCTACTCCGATCAAGCAAAATTGATTTGTGATATCAATGCCGACCTTGTTCACCATCTTCGTGTGCGCCGCATCACCGACTCTGAATCATTTACTATCTTTGATGGAAAAGGGCATATTGCAAGAGCGACATTACTAAATCTCTCTAAGCAATTTGGGCAAATAGAAATCACCGATATCGAGCTGGATTTGCACCGAGAGTCGCCCTATCGCATTGCGCTCATTCAGGGATTGGCAGGGGGTGACAAAATGGATTGGATTATTGAAAAAGCGGTTGAAACGGGTGCTGCCCATATTATTCCCGTTGAATGCGAACGCTCAGTTCTACGACTTCGCAGCGATACCAAACGTTCCGAGAAGCGCCTAGCTCACTGGCAAGCAATTGCGGAGGCTGCTTGCGAACAATGCGATCGAACGGTCATTCCTCAGATTGAACCAGTACAAAATTATGACCATGCCGTCAAGACTTCAAAAGCGAAGATTAAAGCCCTTCTAAGCCCTGAAGCCAAGGGTTCATTTGAGGGCTTTTTAAATCAACAAGCGCCTAGCGATATATGTGTTGTGATTGGACCAGAAGGCGGACTCTCGTCCAATGAAGAAGTCTTAGCCCAACAGGCTGGCTTCGAAATACTCTCTCTAGGGCCGCGCGTACTGAGAACAGAAACTGCTGGGATCGTAGCGATCACAGCAGTTCATGCTGTTTGGAATCTAAAAAGAGCTTAG
- the fur gene encoding ferric iron uptake transcriptional regulator, whose amino-acid sequence MSQNSSPAELREIGLKVTAPRIKVLEFFQQNPSSHYSAEEVYMALSKDDSDIGIATVYRVLTQFEQAGILLRSHFESSKGDSRAIYELNEGKHHDHLVCLDCGHVEEFVDPAIEKRQNEIAKSLGFKLQEHSLAMYGHCQKKNCRNKKK is encoded by the coding sequence ATGAGCCAAAACTCCTCCCCTGCTGAACTTCGAGAAATCGGCCTAAAGGTGACCGCACCGCGCATCAAGGTTCTAGAGTTCTTTCAGCAAAACCCTAGCTCCCATTACAGTGCCGAAGAGGTCTATATGGCGCTATCTAAAGATGATTCAGATATCGGCATTGCTACGGTCTACCGAGTTTTAACCCAGTTTGAGCAAGCCGGGATCCTCTTGCGGAGCCATTTTGAGTCAAGCAAGGGGGATAGCCGAGCCATTTACGAGCTTAATGAAGGGAAGCATCATGACCACCTGGTTTGCCTAGATTGTGGACACGTTGAGGAGTTTGTAGATCCCGCTATTGAGAAGCGTCAAAACGAGATTGCCAAGTCTCTTGGCTTTAAATTACAAGAGCATTCACTGGCGATGTATGGTCATTGCCAGAAAAAAAATTGCCGTAATAAGAAGAAGTAA
- a CDS encoding outer membrane protein assembly factor BamE, producing MNSIFQPYVPDIVQGNFISSEQYSNLKVGMTREQVRQIMGTPLLASYFHANRWDYVFEFKREGETVGKERRVTLIFEGDQLAKFGGDALPTEVELVAEIDTYARERRSFWDVMTGKNKPPKREKKVAPEVMVISQPNNLPLPSPQPNTVITPVKN from the coding sequence ATGAATAGCATTTTTCAGCCCTATGTCCCAGATATTGTGCAGGGCAATTTTATTTCGAGCGAACAGTATTCAAACTTAAAAGTAGGCATGACACGTGAGCAGGTACGTCAAATTATGGGCACGCCCTTATTAGCAAGTTACTTCCATGCGAATCGTTGGGACTATGTCTTTGAGTTCAAGCGTGAGGGCGAGACTGTTGGTAAGGAGCGACGTGTCACATTAATTTTTGAGGGAGATCAACTCGCTAAGTTTGGAGGGGACGCCCTACCAACCGAAGTTGAATTGGTGGCAGAAATTGATACCTACGCACGGGAGAGACGAAGTTTTTGGGATGTGATGACTGGCAAAAATAAGCCCCCCAAAAGAGAAAAAAAGGTGGCCCCTGAAGTGATGGTAATTAGTCAGCCAAATAATTTACCCTTGCCATCCCCACAGCCAAATACAGTAATTACGCCTGTTAAAAACTAG
- the dapB gene encoding 4-hydroxy-tetrahydrodipicolinate reductase encodes MKFAVAGATGKMGKMLIETILNDPNAELTGALEHSACPQLGNDAGAFLGKATKVQITSDLAKGLTGAEYLIDFTRPEGTLLHAVAAQKAGVKMIIGTTGFTPEQLKQLQATSKTIAMVFAPNMSVGVNATFKILQVAAQLLNQGYDIEIVEAHHRHKVDAPSGTALKMGEVIANAQGKTLSDVAVYAREGHTGPRVSGSIGFATIRGGDIVGDHTVIFAGEGERIEISHKSSSRQSYAQGALRAAAFLQNQAKGWFDMQDVLGLKK; translated from the coding sequence ATGAAATTTGCGGTTGCCGGCGCTACCGGAAAGATGGGCAAGATGCTCATCGAGACCATTCTGAATGATCCAAATGCGGAGCTAACTGGCGCACTCGAGCATAGCGCATGCCCACAATTAGGGAACGACGCAGGGGCATTCTTGGGGAAGGCAACAAAGGTCCAAATAACTTCTGATCTAGCCAAAGGTTTGACAGGGGCTGAGTATTTGATTGACTTCACAAGACCCGAAGGTACTTTATTGCATGCAGTTGCGGCACAAAAGGCGGGGGTCAAAATGATTATTGGAACCACCGGTTTCACCCCCGAGCAATTAAAGCAGTTACAGGCCACCTCAAAAACCATTGCAATGGTCTTTGCGCCGAATATGAGTGTGGGCGTGAACGCTACTTTCAAGATTTTGCAGGTCGCTGCGCAGCTGCTTAATCAAGGCTATGACATTGAGATCGTGGAAGCCCATCATCGGCATAAAGTGGATGCACCCTCTGGCACTGCTCTAAAGATGGGCGAGGTAATTGCTAATGCACAAGGTAAAACATTAAGTGATGTAGCAGTGTATGCACGTGAAGGCCATACTGGTCCAAGAGTGTCAGGAAGTATTGGCTTTGCCACCATTCGTGGCGGCGATATTGTGGGTGATCATACGGTGATTTTTGCGGGTGAGGGTGAGCGGATTGAAATTAGTCACAAATCAAGTAGTCGTCAGTCTTACGCTCAAGGTGCTTTGCGGGCAGCCGCCTTTTTACAGAATCAAGCGAAGGGTTGGTTTGATATGCAGGATGTTCTTGGCCTCAAAAAATAA
- the leuS gene encoding leucine--tRNA ligase: MAKDYDFRSIEANAHSDWIKNEAYRVIENAKSADGLVKPKFYACSMLPYPSGKLHMGHVRNYTINDVMARQLRMQGYNVLMPMGWDAFGMPAENAAIQNKVPPAQWTYQNIDYMRKQMAAMGLAIDWSREIATCQPDYYRWNQWLFLKMLEKGIAYRKTQTVNWDPIDQTVLANEQVIDGRGWRSGAPVEKREIPGYYLNITAYAEELLTDLDHLDWPERVKIMQQNWIGKSQGVRFAFAHQIKDDAGHLIGQGKMYVFTTRADTIMGVTFCAVAAEHPLASQAAKSNPALAGFIEKCKTGSVIEADLATQDKEGMPTGLYVNHPVTQEPIPLWVGNYVLMSYGDGAVMGVPAHDERDFAFANKYQLPIKQVIAVKGKTSLFNASLWQDWYAQKDNVECIDSDRYDGLSHEEAVQAVAQDLKAMGLGELKTTYRLRDWGISRQRYWGTPIPIIHCESCGEVPVPEADLPVMLPEDCVPDGSGNPLNKRDDFLKVDCPKCGKSARRETDTMDTFVDSSWYFMRYTGPDAKTMVDARNEYWMPMDQYIGGIEHAILHLLYARFWTKVMRDMKLIHFNEPFQNLLTQGMVLNETFYKEDAGKKLWINPSEVELDLDEKGRPIAAKLIKDGSPVEIGGVEKMAKSKNNGVDPQALIDQYGADTARLFTMFAAPPEQQLEWSGAGVEGASRFLRRLWIYASSQAQVLHNVQTVITGELNTAEKDLRFEVHTILKQANFDYQRRQYNTVVSAAMKMLNVLEPIKLDGASQQISPAVLSESLSILLRILYPVVPHCTYVLWQELGFIKQFGSLLDAPWPTVDESALVQSEIELVLQVNGKHRGQIKVPADATKEAIESIALRAESVLRILNGANPKKVIVVPGRLVNVVA; this comes from the coding sequence ATGGCAAAGGATTATGATTTTCGTAGTATTGAGGCAAATGCACATAGCGATTGGATCAAGAATGAGGCTTATCGCGTAATCGAGAATGCAAAGAGTGCAGACGGCCTGGTAAAGCCCAAGTTTTATGCTTGCTCGATGTTGCCTTACCCATCGGGTAAATTACATATGGGCCATGTGCGCAACTATACCATCAATGATGTAATGGCTCGTCAGTTACGCATGCAAGGTTATAACGTTCTAATGCCCATGGGCTGGGATGCCTTTGGCATGCCAGCAGAGAATGCAGCAATTCAGAATAAAGTTCCACCTGCGCAATGGACCTATCAAAATATTGATTACATGCGTAAGCAAATGGCTGCGATGGGATTAGCAATTGACTGGTCACGCGAGATCGCTACCTGTCAGCCGGATTACTACCGCTGGAACCAATGGTTATTTTTGAAGATGCTAGAAAAAGGTATTGCGTATCGTAAGACCCAAACAGTGAACTGGGATCCCATTGATCAAACCGTTCTGGCTAATGAGCAGGTAATTGATGGACGTGGTTGGCGTTCTGGCGCCCCAGTAGAAAAGCGTGAGATCCCCGGCTATTACCTCAACATCACCGCTTATGCAGAAGAACTGCTTACGGACCTAGATCATTTAGATTGGCCTGAACGCGTCAAGATCATGCAGCAAAACTGGATTGGTAAAAGTCAGGGGGTTCGTTTTGCATTTGCTCATCAAATTAAAGATGATGCTGGTCACCTTATTGGTCAAGGCAAGATGTATGTCTTTACCACGCGTGCCGATACCATCATGGGCGTTACATTTTGCGCAGTGGCGGCAGAGCATCCCTTGGCTAGTCAAGCAGCTAAATCAAATCCAGCCTTGGCTGGTTTTATTGAGAAATGTAAGACCGGGAGCGTGATTGAAGCAGATCTTGCTACGCAAGACAAAGAGGGCATGCCAACTGGCTTATATGTAAACCATCCTGTAACGCAAGAGCCAATTCCTCTATGGGTGGGCAATTATGTTTTGATGTCTTATGGCGACGGTGCGGTGATGGGCGTCCCGGCACACGACGAACGCGACTTTGCATTTGCAAATAAATACCAGCTCCCAATCAAGCAAGTCATTGCAGTAAAGGGGAAAACTTCTTTATTTAACGCAAGCCTTTGGCAAGACTGGTATGCCCAAAAAGATAATGTTGAGTGCATAGATAGCGATCGCTACGATGGCTTATCTCATGAAGAGGCTGTCCAAGCTGTTGCGCAAGATCTCAAGGCAATGGGATTGGGCGAACTCAAAACCACCTACCGCTTGCGTGACTGGGGGATCTCGCGCCAACGCTATTGGGGAACGCCAATCCCGATTATTCATTGTGAGAGCTGTGGTGAGGTTCCGGTGCCCGAAGCCGATTTGCCAGTAATGCTTCCAGAGGACTGTGTACCCGATGGTTCTGGTAACCCCCTAAATAAACGAGATGATTTTCTAAAAGTGGATTGCCCTAAATGCGGCAAATCGGCTAGGCGCGAGACCGATACGATGGATACCTTTGTGGACTCGTCATGGTATTTCATGCGCTATACAGGGCCTGATGCAAAGACGATGGTAGATGCACGTAATGAGTATTGGATGCCAATGGATCAATACATTGGCGGTATTGAGCATGCGATTTTACATTTGCTATATGCGCGCTTTTGGACCAAGGTCATGCGCGATATGAAGCTCATCCACTTTAATGAGCCTTTTCAGAATCTGCTAACCCAAGGCATGGTCTTAAACGAAACCTTTTATAAAGAAGATGCCGGTAAGAAGCTCTGGATTAATCCCTCGGAGGTTGAGCTTGATTTGGATGAAAAAGGCCGACCTATTGCCGCTAAATTAATCAAGGACGGCTCGCCTGTAGAGATTGGTGGCGTTGAGAAAATGGCCAAGAGCAAGAACAATGGGGTTGATCCGCAGGCTCTCATTGATCAATATGGCGCAGATACGGCACGTTTATTTACGATGTTTGCCGCTCCCCCTGAGCAACAGCTCGAGTGGTCTGGGGCAGGGGTTGAGGGTGCCTCACGTTTTCTGAGACGACTCTGGATTTATGCGAGCTCTCAGGCGCAGGTACTTCACAATGTCCAAACAGTAATTACTGGTGAACTCAATACAGCTGAGAAGGATCTACGCTTTGAGGTGCATACGATTCTCAAGCAGGCTAATTTTGACTATCAACGTCGTCAATACAATACAGTGGTCTCTGCTGCGATGAAGATGTTAAATGTTTTAGAGCCCATTAAGTTAGATGGCGCATCACAACAAATTAGTCCAGCTGTTCTATCGGAGTCTCTCAGTATTTTGTTGCGTATTTTATATCCGGTAGTTCCCCATTGCACTTATGTACTTTGGCAGGAACTGGGCTTTATAAAACAGTTTGGATCCCTATTAGATGCTCCATGGCCCACGGTGGATGAATCTGCTCTGGTGCAAAGTGAGATAGAGTTGGTATTGCAAGTCAACGGCAAGCATCGAGGGCAGATCAAGGTACCTGCAGATGCCACCAAAGAGGCAATTGAGTCTATTGCCCTTCGTGCCGAGTCGGTTCTTAGGATATTGAATGGCGCTAATCCCAAGAAGGTCATTGTGGTACCGGGTAGACTCGTGAATGTCGTAGCATAG
- the lptE gene encoding LPS assembly lipoprotein LptE, which translates to MSHLLTHNRRTFLGTLGGITLLSFGGLSACGFRLRGSVTIPYKAILISGRPSPQLRYDLERIIVTGSNAKVVSNGKDADLILEIVSEESTRQILTYTSTGQISAYRLNNRVIFRAFDNVGAEVIPESDIYVTRDLDFTTATVLASDQQQQQFLESMRADLALQILRRVATLGRVAR; encoded by the coding sequence ATGAGCCATTTATTGACCCACAATCGCCGTACATTCTTGGGCACCCTAGGGGGCATCACTCTCTTGTCCTTTGGAGGGCTCTCTGCGTGCGGATTTAGGCTACGAGGATCGGTCACCATCCCCTATAAAGCGATTTTGATTTCTGGCCGTCCTTCGCCCCAGTTACGTTATGACCTGGAGCGCATCATTGTCACTGGCTCAAATGCAAAAGTAGTAAGCAATGGCAAAGATGCCGATCTAATTTTAGAGATTGTGAGCGAAGAGAGTACAAGGCAGATTTTGACCTACACTTCCACTGGTCAGATCTCCGCTTATCGTCTTAATAATCGTGTGATTTTTAGAGCCTTTGATAATGTTGGTGCTGAGGTTATTCCAGAGTCTGATATCTATGTGACCCGCGATTTAGATTTCACGACCGCAACCGTTTTGGCATCTGATCAGCAACAACAGCAGTTCTTAGAAAGTATGCGCGCAGATCTTGCTTTGCAAATATTGCGGCGAGTCGCAACGCTTGGTCGGGTAGCAAGATAG
- the holA gene encoding DNA polymerase III subunit delta: MIKSDAFHMHLTALAKEQHSFKPLYIFSGDEPLLMMEAIDALRALARTGGFTEREVLVQDRYFDWAALINAGQTMSLFGDKRFVELRMPTGKPGRDGAESLKHFAEQINNTGNGVDTIICIILPRLDSKTKSSAWFSALDEAGMAIQIDSIDRLALPHWIGQRLKKQSQEVEAGESGQRALQFMSDQVEGNLIAAHQEIQKLALLYPAGQLSEEQIRSAVLKVARYDIFELTESMLSGDAARLNRMLEGLQGEGEPLPLILWSVSDELRTLHKVQSALLAGDALANLLRNYRIWGKREKLYPVALKRIAPKKLKQAIVLAANLDKQVKGLLVRDLPSNPWDGLRLIGGLLR, encoded by the coding sequence ATGATCAAAAGCGACGCATTTCATATGCATTTGACTGCCCTTGCAAAAGAGCAGCATAGCTTTAAGCCCCTTTATATTTTTAGCGGTGATGAGCCCTTATTGATGATGGAGGCAATCGATGCCTTGCGAGCTCTTGCTAGGACTGGTGGCTTTACTGAACGTGAGGTGTTGGTGCAGGATCGCTATTTTGACTGGGCCGCTCTAATCAATGCCGGGCAAACCATGTCTTTATTTGGGGATAAGCGTTTTGTAGAGCTGCGTATGCCTACTGGTAAGCCTGGTCGAGATGGCGCTGAATCTTTAAAACACTTTGCTGAGCAAATTAACAATACAGGCAATGGTGTGGACACGATCATTTGTATTATTTTGCCGCGCTTAGATTCGAAGACCAAAAGTTCAGCATGGTTCTCCGCTTTAGATGAAGCTGGTATGGCCATACAAATTGACTCAATTGATCGCCTTGCCCTTCCACATTGGATTGGACAACGCCTTAAAAAACAATCTCAGGAAGTGGAGGCAGGTGAAAGTGGGCAACGTGCGCTCCAATTTATGTCCGATCAGGTTGAGGGCAATTTAATTGCAGCACATCAGGAGATTCAGAAATTAGCATTACTTTATCCAGCTGGTCAATTAAGCGAAGAGCAGATCCGTTCTGCAGTATTAAAAGTAGCTCGCTATGATATTTTTGAGCTTACGGAGTCGATGCTCTCTGGCGATGCAGCACGTTTGAACCGAATGCTAGAAGGCTTACAGGGGGAGGGTGAGCCATTGCCATTAATTTTATGGAGTGTGAGCGATGAGCTCCGAACCCTCCATAAGGTACAGTCTGCATTATTGGCTGGTGATGCCCTAGCAAACTTATTACGGAACTATCGAATTTGGGGAAAGCGCGAGAAGTTGTATCCAGTTGCACTTAAACGGATTGCACCTAAAAAACTGAAGCAAGCCATAGTTTTGGCTGCGAACCTTGATAAACAAGTGAAAGGTTTATTAGTCCGTGACTTACCTAGCAATCCATGGGATGGTCTTCGCCTGATTGGTGGCTTATTGCGTTAG